The Bicyclus anynana chromosome Z, ilBicAnyn1.1, whole genome shotgun sequence genome window below encodes:
- the LOC112045504 gene encoding hepatic leukemia factor isoform X5 codes for MSRNDFLSHGASFNKKYGKSVNAKDALEDKKDDNELWEAQAAFLGPNLWDKTLPYDPDLKYVDLDEFLSENGMPGEGLGGPHLGGSAFGAGAGLALGLQAPVTKRERSPSPSDCMSPDTINPPLSPADSTFSMASSGRDFDPRTRAFSDDELKPQPMIKKSRKQVNEFVPDDLKDDKYWARRRKNNMAAKRSRDARRMKENQIALRAGYLEKENMGLRQEVELLKKENHILRDKLSKYSEV; via the exons GCAAGTCGGTGAACGCAAAGGACGCGCTCGAAGACAAGAAGGATGACAACGAGCTGTGGGAGGCGCAGGCCGCCTTCCTCGGCCCCAACCTCTGGGACAAGACGCTACCCTACGATCCAGATCTCAAG TACGTGGACCTAGATGAGTTCCTGTCAGAGAATGGCATGCCCGGCGAGGGGCTGGGCGGCCCGCACCTTGGTGGTTCGGCCTTCGGCGCCGGCGCCGGCCTGGCGCTCGGACTCCAGGCGCCGGTTACCAAGCGCGAGCGCTCGCCCTCCCCGTCGGACTGCATGAGCCCTGACACCATCAACCCGCCGCTGTCGCCCGCCGACTCCA CATTCTCTATGGCATCGTCGGGCCGCGACTTCGACCCTCGGACGCGAGCCTTCTCCGACGATGAGCTGAAGCCGCAGCCCATGATCAAGAAGTCCCGGAAACAGGTAAATGAA TTCGTCCCGGATGACCTGAAGGATGACAAGTACTGGGCGCGCCGACGGAAGAACAACATGGCTGCCAAACGGTCGCGGGATGCTCGTCGGATGAAGGAGAATCAAATTGCACTTCGGGCCGGTTACCTCGAAAAGGAG AACATGGGGTTGCGGCAGGAGGTGGAGTTGCTGAAGAAGGAGAACCACATCTTGCGCGACAAGCTCTCCAAGTACTCAGAAGTGTGA